One Polynucleobacter necessarius genomic window, CCGAATTAATTTACAAGCTGGGTTTTTATTTGGATGGCGCCTGTCAGTGCCTTGTGGATTGGGCACCTATTCGCAATCTCAATTAAACGCTCTTTTTCTTCCGCACTCAGATCGCCCTCTAACTGGATCTCCCGCGTAAATGTTTCAACAGCATTTATGCGCTCAATGTCAACCGTCACGATTGCATTTCTCAAGTCCATCAATTTCCGGCCAGCATACATCTTTAAAGTCATGCTAGTGCATGCTGCTAGAGCCGCACCCAAGTACTCGTGCGGAGTGGAACCAATACCATTTCCGCCATTAGCTGGATAAACATCGGATAAAAAATGCAAATCACCAGACGTTAATTTTTGCTGCAATGGACCTTCACCAAACTGTGAAATTACTTTTCTCATTTGTGCTCCTCATTATTTTTTATTGGATTTTCATTCTTGTGAGGCTTGCCCACTTGTTCTGCGGTTGGCAGACCTGCCTTCTTCTAAGCGCTGAATCCACCCTCTAGGTGGGAAACGTTCGGCAATCCCATTTTTTGCAAAGCCTCAGTTGCTAATGCAGATCGCCAAGCAGACGCGCAGTAAAGTACTAAGCGCTTACCCTCACCAAATATCGGCTTGTAGTAGGGGCTCTCTGGGTCTACCCAGCTCTCGGCGCATGGAATGCATTGGGAATCATGCCCTCTCGCTCTAACTCACGCACATCGCGAATATCCACAAAGACCGAATTGCTCTCCAATAATAATTTCTCAGCCTGATCCAATGGAATTGTCTCAATTTGAGCCATGGCGCTTTCTATTAAGGCACGATAACCAATCTTCAATTTCACCAAAACCTCCTAAAGTGACAACATCCAGCATTTCTAGCTCACCTGCTACCATTCTGCTATGAACTTTACCGCTACAGAATTCGGCGCAAGCATTATTTTTACAATTGCTGTATTGCATACCTTTTGTACAGGTTATTTTGAATCATTTGCCAAAAAATCGCCACGTCATGCTGGACTATGGCATCTTTTGGGTGAAGTTGAAATCGTCTTTGGCTTTTGGGCAGCAGTACTCATTATTTATATTGCTTGTATTGATCATATTGGTTCAGCAAAAGCCTATCTAAATCAC contains:
- a CDS encoding OsmC family protein — protein: MRKVISQFGEGPLQQKLTSGDLHFLSDVYPANGGNGIGSTPHEYLGAALAACTSMTLKMYAGRKLMDLRNAIVTVDIERINAVETFTREIQLEGDLSAEEKERLIEIANRCPIHKALTGAIQIKTQLVN